One Methanobrevibacter sp. V74 DNA window includes the following coding sequences:
- a CDS encoding DUF3800 domain-containing protein translates to MIIVDKCKSKEKYVDNFNNMFLPILDNVDGYNVDIKHEDSVNHKGLQIVDIIVWPVFQSIEFDDFLFIDLLDDVL, encoded by the coding sequence ATAATAATCGTAGATAAGTGTAAATCAAAAGAAAAATATGTGGATAACTTCAACAACATGTTTTTACCTATCTTAGACAATGTTGATGGCTATAATGTTGATATTAAACATGAAGATTCTGTAAATCATAAGGGGCTTCAAATTGTAGATATTATTGTATGGCCTGTATTTCAAAGCATAGAATTTGATGATTTTTTATTTATTGATTTACTTGATGATGTATTATAA
- a CDS encoding sodium-dependent transporter produces MTETKKSEWNSNITFVMAMIGSAVGLGNIWRFPNVLYSNGGGSFMIPYIISLFLLGISFVLVEYAVGFKFKKSLAQILYFIKEKLEPVAWFVLLIVFLITTYYVCVVGWDLIYVVLSLTKAWGSNPDVYFSSNVLQATDTIAGITTIVPTVLASIFVIWFLLWFILKRDLNEGIGNVSKILLPILCAIVVIIVAFSLTLPGASIGYTQIFTPDWSALTNLNVWLAAFGQIVFSLSLGMAIALTYASYLPSGSKLVDNAVVVAFSNSGFEIFNSIGIFSILGFMAMSTGIPFNKLVTEGTGLAFVVFPQVFNIMGPWASLIGPLFFLCILFAGLTSAMALLEGVCYSVSEKFLIERKKTATIVCIIGFLISTIFATGAGSLILGVFDAFLNNFALLFAILIECIIFGWIYKFDELIKTLNDNSRIKVGKTWKAVIKYILPICILGLWIQGVYSTITTADSSSLTIMAILSVILIVVPIVFAKLPARNKNFFNPEN; encoded by the coding sequence ATGACAGAAACTAAAAAATCAGAATGGAATAGCAATATCACATTTGTCATGGCGATGATTGGCTCTGCTGTTGGACTTGGAAACATTTGGCGTTTCCCAAATGTATTATACTCCAATGGTGGAGGATCCTTTATGATTCCTTATATCATATCATTATTCCTTTTAGGAATCTCATTCGTTCTTGTTGAATACGCTGTTGGATTCAAGTTTAAAAAATCATTAGCACAGATATTATATTTCATTAAAGAAAAATTAGAGCCAGTAGCATGGTTCGTTTTATTAATTGTGTTTTTAATAACCACCTATTACGTTTGTGTAGTGGGATGGGATTTAATTTATGTTGTATTAAGTTTAACAAAAGCATGGGGATCAAATCCTGATGTATACTTCTCAAGTAATGTATTGCAGGCAACCGATACAATTGCTGGAATAACTACTATTGTTCCAACTGTGTTAGCTTCAATATTTGTTATTTGGTTTTTATTATGGTTTATTCTTAAAAGAGATTTGAACGAAGGAATTGGCAATGTAAGTAAGATATTACTTCCAATTTTATGTGCAATTGTAGTTATAATTGTAGCATTCTCTTTAACATTGCCTGGAGCGTCAATAGGTTATACTCAGATATTTACACCTGACTGGTCCGCCCTTACTAACCTGAATGTATGGTTGGCCGCATTTGGACAAATTGTATTTTCCTTAAGTTTAGGTATGGCAATAGCTCTAACTTATGCTAGTTACTTGCCATCAGGCTCAAAATTAGTTGATAATGCAGTAGTTGTTGCCTTTTCAAACTCCGGATTTGAAATATTTAATTCAATTGGAATCTTTTCAATTTTAGGATTCATGGCAATGAGTACTGGAATTCCATTTAATAAACTTGTTACCGAAGGAACCGGACTTGCATTTGTAGTTTTCCCACAAGTATTCAATATTATGGGACCATGGGCATCTTTAATTGGGCCATTATTCTTTTTATGCATTTTATTTGCAGGACTTACCTCTGCAATGGCACTTCTTGAAGGAGTATGTTACTCAGTTTCAGAAAAATTCCTTATTGAACGTAAAAAGACTGCAACCATAGTTTGTATTATTGGATTTCTAATTTCAACAATATTTGCAACAGGAGCAGGAAGTCTTATTTTAGGAGTATTCGATGCATTCTTAAATAATTTCGCATTATTATTCGCAATACTCATTGAATGTATTATATTCGGTTGGATTTACAAGTTTGATGAGTTAATTAAAACCTTAAATGATAATTCAAGAATTAAAGTTGGTAAAACTTGGAAAGCTGTAATTAAATACATATTACCTATTTGTATATTAGGCCTTTGGATTCAAGGAGTTTATTCAACAATAACTACCGCAGATAGTAGCAGTTTGACAATCATGGCAATATTGTCTGTTATATTAATTGTTGTGCCAATTGTCTTTGCAAAATTACCTGCCCGTAACAAAAATTTCTTTAATCCAGAAAATTGA
- the cas4 gene encoding CRISPR-associated protein Cas4 → MIKVSSIKQYMYCPLKLYHQNHIDTKENKDYRLIIEIKKLKIDIQDLIEKNMRKIKKDMTISEIESILSENIDSYIKSTATSIKSMNLNLESSQINEIIDNTYFKIKTMALRVKQSMTILDKHAYEIIDMFFPNCMYSFLIKNTSLGIIGMCDKIEIIDGEYYPILLKSGKPPLKGVWNQDAIELVSNAILIEEEFNTDVYVGFVDYEKIGDRRPVIMNVELRKSYFDILREVKEIINNKKLPKTKINLKKCEKCKYKDICDKNE, encoded by the coding sequence ATGATAAAAGTATCTTCAATAAAACAATATATGTACTGTCCTTTGAAGTTATACCACCAAAACCACATAGATACTAAAGAAAACAAAGATTATCGCCTTATAATTGAAATTAAAAAGCTTAAAATTGATATTCAAGATTTAATTGAGAAAAACATGCGCAAAATCAAAAAAGACATGACAATTAGTGAAATTGAAAGCATTTTATCTGAAAATATTGATTCGTACATCAAAAGCACTGCAACTTCAATAAAATCAATGAATTTAAATCTTGAATCATCACAGATTAATGAAATTATTGACAATACATATTTTAAAATTAAAACAATGGCTCTAAGAGTAAAACAATCAATGACCATTCTTGATAAACATGCATATGAAATAATTGATATGTTTTTTCCAAATTGCATGTATTCCTTTTTAATTAAAAACACAAGTCTTGGAATAATTGGAATGTGTGATAAAATAGAAATAATTGATGGCGAATATTACCCAATACTTTTAAAAAGCGGTAAACCTCCACTTAAAGGTGTTTGGAATCAAGATGCGATTGAACTCGTAAGTAATGCAATATTGATTGAAGAAGAATTTAACACAGATGTATATGTTGGTTTTGTGGATTATGAAAAAATAGGAGACCGACGTCCGGTGATAATGAATGTTGAACTGAGAAAAAGCTATTTTGACATTCTTCGTGAAGTTAAAGAGATAATCAATAATAAAAAACTTCCAAAGACTAAAATAAATCTGAAAAAATGTGAAAAATGTAAATACAAAGATATTTGTGACAAAAATGAATAA
- a CDS encoding DUF5612 domain-containing protein, translating into MSDYTLTIKSDEKTGVLDDITDVIADHGANISYVHLFVEKNNIGSVNIELEQVEDIDALIEDLDKINEVKSIELHGSQLDIYGKRIIIVGGGAQVSQVAMGAITEADRHNIRGERISIDTIPLVGESDLAEAVEAISRLPRVSALVLAGSIMGGEITEAVRKVKEQGNLIVICLNMPGSVTEYADLIITDPVQAGVLAVMSIADTAVFDITRLGNNIKF; encoded by the coding sequence ATGAGTGATTATACTTTAACGATTAAATCAGATGAAAAAACGGGTGTTTTAGATGACATTACTGATGTTATCGCTGATCATGGTGCTAATATTAGTTATGTTCACCTTTTTGTTGAAAAAAATAACATTGGTTCTGTTAATATAGAACTTGAGCAAGTTGAAGATATTGATGCCCTAATTGAAGATTTGGATAAAATTAATGAAGTAAAATCAATTGAGCTGCATGGTTCTCAATTGGATATTTATGGAAAACGTATTATCATTGTCGGTGGTGGAGCACAAGTATCACAAGTAGCAATGGGTGCAATTACTGAAGCTGATAGGCATAATATACGTGGAGAACGCATTAGTATTGATACAATCCCTCTGGTTGGTGAAAGTGATTTGGCTGAAGCTGTTGAAGCTATCTCAAGACTTCCTCGTGTTAGTGCTTTAGTCCTTGCCGGTTCAATTATGGGTGGAGAAATCACAGAAGCCGTTCGTAAAGTAAAAGAACAAGGTAATTTAATTGTTATTTGTTTAAATATGCCTGGAAGCGTTACTGAATATGCTGATTTAATCATTACTGATCCTGTTCAGGCTGGTGTTTTAGCTGTAATGTCTATTGCTGATACAGCTGTCTTTGATATAACTCGCTTAGGGAATAATATTAAATTTTAA
- a CDS encoding energy-converting hydrogenase B subunit P — MKFVMRPYHMVSLGGYIVEWDFPYRNLIIINKTSEPIKVEIPVFREEWIQEHRDLGLDVLPVSFNDNFLSMWKRAHAELDKIRPKNE; from the coding sequence ATGAAGTTTGTTATGAGACCGTATCACATGGTAAGTCTTGGAGGATATATTGTAGAATGGGATTTTCCCTACAGAAATCTTATAATTATAAATAAAACCTCTGAACCAATTAAAGTGGAGATACCTGTATTTCGTGAGGAATGGATTCAGGAGCATAGGGATTTAGGTCTTGATGTGCTTCCGGTTAGTTTTAATGATAATTTTTTAAGCATGTGGAAAAGAGCACATGCAGAACTTGATAAAATAAGGCCAAAAAATGAGTGA